A window of Cohnella herbarum contains these coding sequences:
- a CDS encoding type II toxin-antitoxin system RelE/ParE family toxin encodes MAEQTIIWTVTAYKDLQNIVEYISQDSMYYALAFYDDVMDKAQTLNDFPHRGRVVPEMDDPEVREIFIHRY; translated from the coding sequence ATGGCTGAACAAACAATAATATGGACCGTAACGGCGTATAAAGATTTACAAAACATTGTAGAATATATTTCTCAGGATTCCATGTATTATGCCTTAGCATTTTATGATGATGTAATGGATAAAGCACAGACACTAAATGATTTCCCGCATCGAGGACGTGTAGTTCCAGAAATGGACGATCCTGAGGTGCGGGAAATTTTTATACATCGGTATTGA
- a CDS encoding type II toxin-antitoxin system RelE family toxin, which produces MSSKYRVIFSGEAEKSLKNLEKDTIRRIFNALQQLSEKPYENPHTKKMKGKEGNYYRLRVGSYRVIYEIKNNELIIYVVRLGPRGDIYK; this is translated from the coding sequence GTGAGCTCGAAATATAGGGTAATCTTTTCGGGTGAAGCAGAGAAGTCACTAAAGAATCTAGAGAAAGATACTATTAGAAGAATTTTTAATGCACTTCAACAATTGAGTGAGAAGCCATACGAAAACCCACATACTAAGAAGATGAAAGGTAAGGAAGGCAATTATTATAGACTTCGTGTGGGGAGTTACCGAGTTATCTATGAAATCAAAAACAATGAATTAATCATATATGTAGTACGCCTAGGTCCAAGAGGAGACATATATAAATGA
- a CDS encoding NUDIX hydrolase, with the protein MGGVHCIPLLDNGNLMMVWDREEKVLTTIGGRLEQNETIEDGLDREVMEEAGIELTEIRVPFASWFWKESNGYTIYFLTLVKRICEIPKGYEKTGYVIMNFETALDMIKNIEGREERIEIIRRAGILSGNLKDEGNSR; encoded by the coding sequence ATAGGCGGAGTTCACTGCATTCCACTCCTTGATAATGGTAACTTGATGATGGTCTGGGATCGAGAAGAGAAAGTACTCACAACAATTGGTGGGAGATTAGAACAGAACGAAACAATAGAAGATGGATTAGATAGAGAAGTGATGGAAGAAGCAGGAATTGAATTAACTGAAATTAGAGTGCCCTTCGCTAGCTGGTTTTGGAAGGAATCTAACGGATACACTATTTATTTCTTAACACTTGTAAAAAGGATTTGTGAAATACCAAAAGGATATGAAAAGACTGGATATGTAATAATGAATTTTGAAACCGCTTTAGATATGATAAAGAATATTGAAGGCAGAGAAGAAAGAATAGAAATTATCAGAAGAGCAGGGATATTGTCGGGCAATCTCAAGGATGAGGGCAACAGCAGATAA
- a CDS encoding class I SAM-dependent methyltransferase, producing the protein MNKFIQARTEEIKYHESFYLESTLFEPGTWLARPVKIVLKMLDLLNNPNIRILDLGCGVGRNSIPIAQIVKNLNGMITCVDLIPTAIDLLIENSRKYNVQDQIIAEVADAEEYLITPREFDYIVACSCLEHVSSVEALKMVVNRMITGTKDNGINAILMSTEVKEIDIETQETADGLIELNLETDRTILLLENLYHGWEILYKSYLPQSMKEKKYDKEIEFKSNWITFVARRRGGIS; encoded by the coding sequence ATGAATAAATTTATTCAAGCTCGCACAGAAGAGATCAAATACCACGAATCTTTTTACCTAGAGAGTACGCTCTTTGAACCTGGAACTTGGTTAGCTAGGCCAGTCAAGATCGTATTGAAAATGCTAGACTTACTGAATAACCCAAATATACGAATACTTGATCTTGGTTGTGGAGTAGGTAGAAATAGCATTCCAATAGCTCAGATAGTAAAGAATCTTAATGGAATGATTACTTGTGTTGATTTGATCCCAACTGCAATAGATTTATTGATTGAAAATTCTAGGAAGTATAATGTTCAAGATCAGATCATTGCGGAAGTTGCTGATGCAGAAGAGTACTTAATAACCCCTAGAGAATTTGATTACATAGTCGCTTGTTCTTGTTTAGAACATGTATCTTCAGTGGAAGCATTAAAGATGGTAGTAAATCGGATGATTACAGGAACAAAAGACAACGGAATAAATGCAATATTAATGAGTACTGAAGTAAAGGAAATAGATATTGAAACTCAAGAAACTGCTGACGGGTTAATAGAACTTAATTTAGAAACAGACAGAACAATATTACTACTAGAGAATCTATATCATGGTTGGGAGATCCTTTATAAGAGCTATCTACCTCAATCTATGAAAGAAAAGAAATATGATAAGGAAATAGAATTCAAAAGCAATTGGATCACGTTTGTAGCTCGAAGAAGGGGTGGCATCAGCTAA
- a CDS encoding DUF4362 domain-containing protein, with product MKKRMRKGLIGWMIVSLILSSCNSQSKSEPTKLESSHSDLSYGEATNQGYVVAGPAGLANVAKLEAFFEDYRSKRKSSVMIVRYTDEGDPIYVDLDFDGENIEYTYDNSWDGFGGQDKGVRKTSCKEMGQRIGPRGDMTGTEYYLSSCEDNIGYSDVEKKEYFILFVSSDAET from the coding sequence TTGAAAAAGCGAATGCGAAAAGGGTTAATTGGATGGATGATCGTTTCATTAATATTGTCGTCATGCAATTCTCAATCTAAATCTGAACCGACGAAACTTGAATCCTCTCACTCTGACTTGTCTTACGGCGAAGCGACGAATCAAGGTTATGTCGTTGCGGGGCCGGCGGGATTAGCGAATGTGGCTAAATTAGAGGCGTTCTTCGAGGACTATAGGAGTAAGAGAAAAAGTAGCGTTATGATCGTTCGATATACCGATGAGGGGGACCCCATCTACGTGGATTTGGACTTCGACGGGGAAAACATCGAGTACACTTACGATAATTCCTGGGATGGATTCGGCGGACAAGATAAAGGAGTAAGGAAAACCAGTTGCAAAGAAATGGGGCAGAGAATCGGACCTCGAGGAGACATGACGGGCACGGAATATTACCTGAGCTCTTGCGAAGATAATATTGGATATAGCGATGTGGAGAAAAAAGAGTATTTTATATTGTTTGTGAGCAGCGATGCGGAAACATGA
- a CDS encoding MFS transporter: MHHPTPELRHAHARRQTEPSVRTRHLIFAAATILYWTTLYIYVPILSPYLQDRGLSMGWIGFILGSYGLTQVITRLPLGMYSDVMSKRKPFLIAGMLAGLISCVFFMLPGTWGGPLAGRLMAGICAAAWVPFSVLYASYYPTNQTHQAMGTLSFLTVSGQLIGMSASGWLASVGGWNYAFTCGIFVAALGTLVAFFVFEPDQRPKPTTDQATTPPEQKHIRRVDRAIVSRVLRSPLLWTVSVLSVLAHGILFITMFGFTPLQAVELGASEAQLTGIVVAFMVPHALVSLWTGRYLAPRFGTRRVVIVGFLLAAIFTAAIPFSPNLGWLAATQALNGIAQAMYFPLLLSLAIRHFVPEERATAMGLYQSVYSLGMFLGPYIAGGLNAFGGLKAGFLFGSSLGLIAIAIVLSNKRLET, encoded by the coding sequence ATGCACCATCCGACACCCGAGTTGCGACATGCCCATGCGCGGCGACAAACCGAACCGTCCGTCCGAACACGGCACTTGATCTTCGCCGCGGCGACGATCTTGTATTGGACGACGTTATATATTTACGTACCAATCCTGAGCCCTTATCTGCAGGACCGCGGACTCTCGATGGGCTGGATCGGATTTATACTTGGCAGCTACGGCCTCACTCAGGTCATTACCCGGTTGCCTCTAGGCATGTATTCGGACGTCATGTCCAAACGCAAGCCGTTCCTCATCGCGGGAATGCTGGCGGGACTGATCAGCTGCGTCTTCTTCATGCTGCCTGGAACGTGGGGCGGACCGCTTGCCGGGCGTTTAATGGCGGGGATATGCGCCGCGGCCTGGGTGCCATTTTCGGTATTGTATGCCTCTTATTACCCAACGAACCAAACTCATCAAGCGATGGGAACGCTGAGTTTCCTCACCGTGTCCGGCCAATTGATCGGCATGAGCGCGAGCGGCTGGCTGGCTTCGGTCGGCGGCTGGAACTACGCTTTTACTTGCGGCATATTCGTTGCCGCGCTCGGAACGCTCGTCGCTTTTTTTGTGTTCGAGCCGGATCAGCGGCCGAAACCGACGACAGACCAAGCGACCACTCCTCCGGAGCAGAAACACATACGACGAGTCGATCGGGCCATCGTCTCCCGCGTTCTTCGCTCACCCTTGCTCTGGACGGTATCCGTCCTCTCCGTCCTAGCGCACGGAATCCTGTTCATCACGATGTTCGGATTCACGCCGCTTCAAGCGGTCGAGCTTGGCGCCAGCGAAGCCCAGCTCACCGGCATCGTCGTCGCCTTCATGGTCCCGCACGCGCTCGTCTCGCTATGGACGGGGCGATATCTCGCTCCCCGCTTCGGCACGCGCCGGGTCGTCATCGTCGGCTTCTTGCTGGCCGCAATCTTCACCGCGGCGATTCCGTTCAGCCCCAACCTCGGCTGGCTGGCAGCGACTCAAGCGCTGAACGGCATTGCCCAAGCGATGTACTTCCCGCTTCTGCTCAGCTTGGCCATTCGGCATTTCGTGCCGGAAGAACGGGCGACGGCGATGGGATTGTATCAATCGGTTTACTCGCTGGGCATGTTCCTCGGACCCTACATCGCTGGAGGATTAAACGCGTTCGGCGGCCTAAAAGCCGGCTTTCTCTTCGGGTCCTCCCTCGGTCTGATCGCTATTGCCATCGTCTTATCGAACAAAAGACTTGAAACTTAA
- a CDS encoding TerD family protein, which yields MVISKGQKVELTKGRTLKVISIELNWKTTDPEIDINASAFLLGVNGICARDEDFIFYGQQESRKRAVVHSQQSGSVREEIRITVSDIPNDIERIAITLTIHDGEIISKSFGQVSHAVCTIADHGSGEEIGRFNFGEGLHQETAIVVGELYLHKGEWKFNAVGSGFIGGLPKLVTNFGLELDDDEAAATAEIVEESVEGPVSIPVEKPSVKPDSESLVAKPAETLSQTPVEKIPSVQLSKVNLEKKGSVNIKKSGKVTARLEWESSKDLDLYCFYVTKNNELGKIYYRNLGSPQKSPFIQLDGDSKGKGQETITIHRTEELKYVLFAAYSAISNGIGSFYSMKARAVVDNHQGQQVVSSLYEKNNYAYWVAIAHIDFTSASEMKVSHVEQYSKRFTEKSPLLYADGSFKMNVGKAEFKGFS from the coding sequence TTGGTGATATCAAAAGGACAAAAAGTAGAGCTAACAAAAGGTAGAACCTTAAAAGTGATCTCGATTGAATTAAACTGGAAAACGACGGACCCGGAGATCGATATCAACGCTTCCGCATTCCTCTTAGGCGTTAACGGAATTTGCGCACGGGATGAGGACTTTATTTTCTACGGTCAACAGGAGAGCCGGAAAAGAGCCGTCGTTCATTCTCAACAGTCGGGCAGCGTTCGGGAGGAGATTCGGATTACCGTATCCGATATTCCGAACGATATTGAGAGGATTGCCATCACATTAACGATTCACGACGGCGAGATCATCTCGAAGTCTTTTGGTCAAGTCTCTCATGCGGTGTGTACGATTGCCGATCATGGCAGCGGCGAAGAGATAGGCCGATTCAATTTCGGGGAAGGGCTCCATCAGGAGACTGCGATCGTGGTCGGCGAATTGTATTTACATAAAGGCGAGTGGAAATTTAATGCCGTTGGAAGCGGATTTATCGGCGGCCTGCCAAAATTGGTGACGAACTTCGGTCTCGAACTCGACGATGATGAGGCAGCCGCCACCGCGGAAATCGTTGAAGAATCGGTCGAAGGACCTGTCTCGATACCGGTCGAGAAACCAAGTGTGAAACCAGACTCGGAATCACTGGTAGCTAAGCCTGCGGAGACTCTGTCCCAAACACCAGTGGAGAAAATTCCCTCCGTGCAGTTGAGCAAGGTGAATTTAGAGAAAAAAGGAAGCGTGAATATTAAGAAGTCGGGGAAAGTGACGGCGAGACTGGAATGGGAATCCTCGAAGGATTTAGATCTCTATTGTTTCTACGTGACTAAGAACAATGAATTAGGGAAAATCTACTATCGTAATCTGGGATCGCCTCAAAAATCTCCGTTCATTCAGCTAGACGGGGATTCTAAAGGCAAGGGACAGGAAACGATTACGATCCATCGTACTGAAGAACTGAAGTATGTTTTATTTGCGGCTTACAGCGCTATTAGCAATGGGATCGGGAGTTTCTATTCCATGAAGGCGCGCGCGGTAGTCGATAATCATCAGGGTCAGCAAGTCGTGTCGTCCTTATACGAGAAAAATAACTACGCGTATTGGGTGGCCATTGCGCATATCGATTTCACCTCTGCATCGGAAATGAAGGTCAGCCATGTTGAGCAATATTCCAAGCGATTCACCGAGAAAAGCCCTCTTCTCTACGCAGACGGATCTTTCAAAATGAATGTTGGCAAGGCAGAGTTTAAGGGGTTCAGTTGA
- a CDS encoding ATP-binding cassette domain-containing protein, whose product MESGKRQNERQTQRDKPSSHPLRIDGLPWRLGEETEEAYRTAGLTLEPGTITLLMGPNGAGKSTLLEKLAGIRPPEEIRATYGNDALWKQKRSGGIKLNERALLHYSYACQSPEEGLFARSVSEEIDYSLRPYRVTEEERERRKAAALESVDWDSEWLERDPYRMSGGERRRAALAAVFATPAAWLLLDEPTAGLDGAGHETVARELRALTSAGKGILLVSHDSDWALPLADQVLLLSAEGTVRLCGADQLIQHPEWLEETGMKVPGWLRMVQLVGRSGVPTTRLWNPKAAAAAWHPAEGSEGDREAKLGTIPKAEKRRHSGNGRVKYRLSGFDPRSVWLAYILVSVGLFQSKDWFGALLGAVVVTALLTAGRVSLRRWRGLIVNYSLFSVITSAIFAWGASSESFIEWGAFSDTIFTFARTMLIMLLGLTIPLVMSPLSLRRSLEQMTSINGKTPAWAQRGILTVALIMRFVPVLLELWERFMKIFRARGKSISRNPVAMGRRLRDVSIPFLLALFRLGDEVALALESRGVGGRTTPTRALRLKWRLRDYGLAAGALALAIGLWGFSNR is encoded by the coding sequence GTGGAATCGGGGAAACGACAAAATGAACGACAAACGCAACGAGATAAACCGTCCTCCCATCCGCTTCGGATCGATGGCCTTCCTTGGCGCCTAGGAGAAGAGACCGAAGAGGCTTACCGCACTGCAGGTTTGACGTTAGAGCCGGGCACGATTACGCTGCTGATGGGTCCGAACGGAGCGGGTAAATCGACGCTCTTGGAGAAGCTTGCCGGGATTCGCCCACCGGAAGAAATTCGTGCGACATACGGCAATGACGCGTTATGGAAACAGAAGCGGTCGGGCGGAATCAAATTAAACGAAAGAGCTCTCTTGCATTATAGTTATGCCTGTCAGTCTCCGGAGGAAGGATTGTTCGCGAGAAGCGTAAGCGAAGAGATCGACTATTCTTTAAGACCCTATCGCGTAACGGAAGAGGAACGGGAGAGGCGTAAAGCAGCGGCGCTGGAGTCGGTAGATTGGGACTCGGAATGGCTGGAACGGGATCCTTATCGGATGAGCGGAGGAGAACGACGCCGGGCGGCGCTTGCCGCGGTATTCGCTACGCCGGCTGCTTGGCTTCTCTTGGATGAGCCGACAGCGGGATTAGACGGAGCGGGTCATGAAACGGTGGCACGGGAGCTGCGAGCTTTAACATCGGCGGGCAAAGGCATTCTACTTGTCTCGCATGATTCCGATTGGGCGCTCCCCTTGGCGGACCAGGTTCTGTTACTCAGTGCCGAGGGGACGGTGAGGCTGTGCGGCGCGGATCAGCTCATTCAACATCCCGAATGGCTCGAGGAGACCGGGATGAAGGTGCCGGGCTGGCTTCGGATGGTTCAACTTGTTGGACGCAGCGGCGTTCCGACCACTCGATTGTGGAATCCGAAGGCTGCGGCTGCCGCTTGGCACCCTGCCGAAGGTTCGGAGGGGGACCGCGAGGCGAAACTCGGAACGATCCCGAAGGCCGAGAAGCGGAGGCATTCGGGGAATGGAAGAGTTAAATATCGCTTGTCAGGCTTTGATCCCCGTTCGGTATGGCTCGCGTACATTCTCGTTTCCGTAGGTCTGTTCCAGTCGAAGGACTGGTTCGGGGCGCTGCTTGGAGCGGTTGTCGTCACAGCGTTATTAACGGCAGGCAGAGTATCTCTCCGGAGATGGCGCGGCTTGATCGTAAACTATTCGCTGTTCTCGGTGATTACTTCGGCGATCTTCGCTTGGGGGGCGAGCAGCGAAAGCTTCATCGAGTGGGGGGCTTTCTCGGATACGATCTTTACGTTCGCGAGGACGATGTTGATCATGCTGCTCGGATTAACGATTCCACTAGTCATGTCGCCTCTTTCGTTAAGAAGATCGTTAGAGCAAATGACATCGATAAACGGAAAAACGCCGGCGTGGGCGCAAAGAGGAATATTAACGGTCGCGCTCATCATGAGATTCGTGCCGGTGCTGCTGGAGTTGTGGGAAAGGTTCATGAAAATTTTCCGCGCGCGGGGGAAATCCATCTCGCGGAATCCGGTGGCTATGGGCAGAAGATTGCGCGACGTATCCATTCCGTTCCTGTTGGCATTGTTTCGGCTCGGAGATGAAGTCGCTCTTGCGCTGGAAAGCAGGGGAGTGGGGGGGCGAACGACTCCTACCAGAGCGTTGCGGCTGAAGTGGCGACTCCGGGATTACGGGTTAGCGGCCGGAGCGTTAGCGCTAGCGATAGGCTTGTGGGGTTTCTCCAACCGCTAG
- a CDS encoding energy-coupling factor ABC transporter ATP-binding protein — MERREAEKPIVLGNVTVYGIDDLEGTTSRLNLSRLTLAAGEWLTVVGVNGSGKSTLARLLAGIEPERMIGTLERGFAGENSCPIVLQQPKAQLFGETPREEVMFALEWRGISAEHILEKVDQALHRVGLTALADEPWDRLSGGQQQLAAVSAATECDAPLLVLDEATSMLDEQNRDTVLRTAREFHARGSAVVWVTQRLDELEPDSRVVAVGEGSIIFDGTGREFMYGSAGDEQGEDGPISPCLRAGLRLPYLAEFAIELRRQGKIADPLPMTDREWRKVWESGGIGETTK; from the coding sequence ATGGAGAGGCGAGAGGCGGAAAAGCCCATCGTGCTGGGGAATGTTACGGTATACGGAATAGACGACTTAGAGGGAACGACTTCTAGGTTAAATCTATCGCGTTTGACATTGGCGGCGGGCGAATGGTTAACCGTTGTCGGCGTTAACGGGAGCGGGAAATCGACGCTGGCACGGTTACTAGCCGGAATCGAGCCGGAGCGAATGATAGGCACTCTTGAACGCGGGTTTGCCGGAGAAAATAGTTGTCCGATCGTGCTGCAGCAGCCGAAGGCGCAACTGTTCGGCGAAACTCCGAGGGAGGAAGTCATGTTCGCATTAGAATGGCGCGGTATTTCGGCTGAACATATCCTTGAGAAGGTAGATCAAGCTTTACATAGAGTCGGATTAACCGCTCTTGCGGATGAGCCGTGGGATCGACTGTCGGGAGGTCAGCAGCAGCTTGCGGCGGTGTCGGCGGCAACGGAGTGCGACGCGCCTCTTCTCGTGCTGGACGAAGCGACTTCGATGCTCGACGAACAAAATCGGGATACCGTCTTGCGGACGGCGCGGGAATTCCATGCGAGAGGTTCGGCGGTCGTGTGGGTGACGCAGCGTCTGGATGAGCTGGAGCCGGATTCCCGGGTCGTTGCCGTTGGGGAGGGCAGTATTATTTTCGATGGAACAGGTCGGGAATTCATGTATGGCTCGGCGGGTGACGAACAAGGAGAAGACGGGCCGATATCCCCTTGCCTCAGGGCAGGGCTGCGCTTGCCGTATTTGGCGGAGTTCGCGATCGAGCTTAGGCGTCAAGGGAAAATAGCGGATCCGTTGCCGATGACGGACCGGGAGTGGCGAAAGGTGTGGGAGAGCGGTGGAATCGGGGAAACGACAAAATGA
- a CDS encoding biotin transporter BioY: protein MTKSASSATSATTQSARQNNQWIKGMVYTALFGALFIAGSFIKINLGFTPVPISLQAFAVMLAGGLLGAAYGFWSIFIVVALTAIGLPLMNGSGGIAQITGPTGGFIWMFPVSAFLIGWVTDRLFSNRKKLDRPRQIGLLLAIFVLGSLLLYVSGVPWLAHVVDNEKYDTFAGALRAGMYPYLPGDAIKAVAATLVILALRPVLPAIRPSRRK, encoded by the coding sequence ATGACCAAATCTGCATCATCCGCGACTTCCGCGACTACGCAATCCGCAAGACAAAACAATCAATGGATTAAAGGCATGGTTTACACTGCTCTATTCGGCGCACTCTTCATTGCTGGAAGTTTCATCAAAATCAATCTTGGATTTACCCCCGTACCGATCTCTTTGCAAGCCTTTGCGGTCATGCTTGCCGGAGGGCTTCTCGGAGCCGCGTACGGCTTCTGGAGCATCTTCATCGTCGTTGCCTTGACGGCCATCGGGCTTCCTCTAATGAACGGCTCGGGCGGGATCGCTCAGATAACCGGTCCTACGGGCGGCTTTATCTGGATGTTCCCCGTGTCCGCTTTCCTGATCGGTTGGGTTACGGATCGCTTGTTCTCCAACCGGAAGAAGCTTGATCGCCCACGGCAAATCGGATTACTGTTAGCCATCTTTGTGCTCGGATCTTTACTCTTATACGTATCCGGCGTGCCTTGGCTTGCGCACGTCGTTGATAACGAAAAATACGATACGTTCGCAGGAGCGCTTAGGGCGGGAATGTACCCTTATCTCCCGGGCGACGCCATTAAAGCCGTAGCCGCAACGCTTGTCATCCTCGCTCTAAGGCCCGTGTTGCCAGCCATTCGTCCTTCAAGAAGAAAATAA